Below is a genomic region from Desulfonispora thiosulfatigenes DSM 11270.
TTCTTTGATACTACTATGCTTTTGAGCAGACTGATAAATTCTATTTTCTAGGCCTTCATTTATTTCAATAATTTTTTGTAATTCTAAAGGGTTTGTCCTTCGAATAATAGCTATAATATTTTGTTCTAAATTATCTAGAAAAAGAGGACCTTTGCCATCTTTGAAATCATTTTCGAGTATTTCTCGAGTAAAAGAAGGTACATGATTTTTCCAGTTAGGATCATTGTTTTTTATTAATTTTCGAATAGCAGAAGCACTGGCAAAACCATGATTAGGGTCAAGGCTATGATAATCACCTTTGCGTAAAATCCCAACAGGTGTAATATCATTTTTCAAAATATCTAGAACTTGTAAGTAAGCTAAAGCTAAAATATTATTAGGATTATCCAATTCTCTTAAATCATCATTTTTTAAATCTAATACTTTTTCTAGGGTTAAAATACGTGCTTTAGGATATGAAAAACCAGCACCTAAAAAGTCATGTAACACAGATTTATATAATGCATCTTCATTATTAATAACCTGGGCAATTTTTTGTAACTGTAAAAGATTATTTGCCTCAGTTCCAAAGGATAGATGAGTAACAACACCAGATTTTACTAAGGATGTAACTGCACCAGTGGCATAATAAAAGGCACTACGACATGAAAACGCAACTGGTAATTCAATTACTAAATCTATTCCTGCGTGAAGTGCCATTTTAGTTCTAGACCATTTATCAACTATTGAAGGTTCTCCCCTTTGGAGAAAGTTACTAGCAAGGATACAGACCGTTATATCAGGATTTACACTTTTCTTAGCTTCATTAAGGTGATATAAATGACCATAATGAAAAGGATTATATTCGGCTATTATACTTAAAACTTTCATAATAAATCTTTCCTTCTTTTCTTAATTTGTGTTTAGTTATATACTAACAAGTACATTTAATATACATTCTACTAGATACTTTTTAATTTTTTTTGTTATCTATAGTCAAAATTTGTTACACTATTATATGAGGTATTAAAATTATACCAAAGAAAGGGGTATTTTCAATGAACTTAATAGAA
It encodes:
- a CDS encoding nucleotidyltransferase, giving the protein MKVLSIIAEYNPFHYGHLYHLNEAKKSVNPDITVCILASNFLQRGEPSIVDKWSRTKMALHAGIDLVIELPVAFSCRSAFYYATGAVTSLVKSGVVTHLSFGTEANNLLQLQKIAQVINNEDALYKSVLHDFLGAGFSYPKARILTLEKVLDLKNDDLRELDNPNNILALAYLQVLDILKNDITPVGILRKGDYHSLDPNHGFASASAIRKLIKNNDPNWKNHVPSFTREILENDFKDGKGPLFLDNLEQNIIAIIRRTNPLELQKIIEINEGLENRIYQSAQKHSSIKELLTELKTKRYTYTKIQRSLTHIYLNYEKSLDLKEPKYLRILGFNSKGQSLLKHMKSSSELPLINRFSNAFKIVDSTGKKILDLEARASDLYSLALPNPNQRYGKQDYYNSPIKYLI